A region from the Acipenser ruthenus chromosome 13, fAciRut3.2 maternal haplotype, whole genome shotgun sequence genome encodes:
- the LOC131696926 gene encoding zinc finger and SCAN domain-containing protein 29-like: MDPAALNTMMEAQARRHEETLAAVMERMNAMFLAANQRREPVAEPAVAPPKPKVVKMSLEDDPEAYLTSFERQATAALWPREWWATQLGPNLIGEAQAAYHALTHEQAMDYDVVKKAILQRLDITEETHRRRFREYQRPEGVRPRVMAQQLVDQVTRWLCPGERTAEEVAEIVTIEQFIQLLGPEASNWVSRHRPTTLDAAVRLAEGYEDSMPTPLPTPIHPTPTFIRPRMAGPRPGPLHPHTPFTSGPAPSRSPTGGLAPQHWRPRSTPSWGRTGAPSPLSGRQRDNQAPWAPLPLECYRCHGVGHLARNCPSAMECGAASHYLVPATEEE, from the exons AGGCACGGAGGCATGAAGAGACCTTGGCAGCGGTGATGGAGAGGATGAATGCCATGTTCCTCGCGGCCAACCAGAGGAGGGAACCGGTGGCCGAACCAGCAGTAGCGCCTCCGAAACCTAAAgtggtgaagatgtcgctggaggatgatcccgaggcctatttaACATCCTTTGAAAGGCAGGCGACAGCAGCCCtatggcctcgggagtggtgggctacccagctgGGACCCAATCTGAtcggggaagcccaggcagcctaccacgcTTTAACCCATGAACAAGCCATGGATTATGATGTGGTAAAGAAAGCCATCCTTCAGCGACTGGACATCACGGAGGAGACGCaccgccgccggttccgggagtaccaacGCCCCGAAGGAGTCCGACCCCGAGTAATGGCCCAGCAGTTGGTGGACcaggtgacccggtggctctgccctggTGAACGCACAGCAGAGGAGGTGGCTGAGATTGTCACCATtgaacaatttatacagttgctgGGGCCAGAAGCCAGTAATTGGGTCAGCCGGCACCGGCCCACCACGCTGGACGCCGCAGTCAGGTTGGCTGAGGGGTACGAGGACTCTATGCCCACACCGCTGCCCACCCCGATACATCCCACGCCGACCTTCATCAGACCCAGGATGGCGGGCCCAAGGCCTGGGCCCCTTCACCCACACACACCCTTCACGTCTGGACCAGCACCCTCACGTTCCCCAACGGGTGGCCTCGCTCCACAACACTGGAGGCCGAGGtcaacccccagctggggtagaacagGGGCCCCCTCCCCGCTGTCAGGTCGGCAGCGGGACAATCAGGCTCCGTGGGCGCCTCTCCCTCTGGAATGTTACCGGTGCCATGGGGTCGGCCACCTTGCCCGGAATTGCCCCTCAGCAATGGAGTGTGGTGCGGCTTCGCATTATTTGGTACCGGcgacag aggaggagtga